The Deltaproteobacteria bacterium genome segment CGACGGCCCGAGCGAGAAGTACCTCGAGGACATCGCCGACAAGCGCGCCCACCCGCCCGACGCCGGCTGGGACGGCGTGTACGTGATGAAGACCAAGTAGCGCTTCGCCAGAAGCGTGACGGCCGTCACATCGTGCGGACAGCGCGCGTCGACGGGTGTTTAATTGATCTGTTGGGGGACGGGTGGTGTACTCGGCAGCAGGAGTTTTGCGCCCTCATGGCCGATGATTCCCTCTTCAGTCGCTTCGGCCGCGAGTTCCCTGTCGGAACCGTGCTCTTTCACGAGGGCGAGGTCGGCAAGGAGATGTACGTCATCCAGAGCGGGCGCATCACCGTCAGCAAGAAGGTCCGCGACGTGGAGAAGGTGCTGGGCACGCTCGGCCAGGGCGAGTTCGTGGGCGAGATGGCCATCATCTCCAACAAGCCCCGCTCGGCCACGGCCGTCGTCGCCGACGCCGCCAAGCTCCTGGTGATCGACTCCAAGACCTTCGAGGCCATGGTGCGCGCCAACGCGGAGATCGCGGTGCGCATGATCAAGAAGCTCACCGAGCGCCTTCAGGAAGCCGACCGGCAAATTGAAAATCTGCTCCTGGCAGACCCGACTTCACGCGTGGTGCACTACCTGATGCACCAGGGCGCCGCGCGCGGTGCCGAGGGCGGGGCGGGCCTCCACCTCGAGTTCAACGTGAAGGACCTGCCCACCGTGCTCGGCCTGCGCGAGGAGCAGATCCGCGACACGCTCATCAAGCTGGAGAAGGGCAAGCTGGCGACGCTCGACTCGGACGGGGTGAACATTCCGAGCCTGCAGAAGCTGAAGGAGTATCTGGATTTCTTGGAGATGAAGGCGAAGTTCAGCGAGTAGGAATGGGGTGGCCGTCTCGATGAAGCTGCGCGTCCTTGGATGTCACGGCGGTGAGCTGCCCAAGCACCGCACCACGTGCTTCCTCATCGACGGCGTCCTGGCACTGGACGCCGGCGCGCTGACGCAGTCCTTGTCGCTCGAGGAGCTCGACAAGGTCGACGACATCATCGTCAGCCACTCGCACTTCGACCACGTGAAGGACCTGCCGCTGCTCGCCGACTTGATGGTCGGCCGCCGCGACACGCCCGTGGTCATCCACGCCTCCACCGAGTGCGCGCGCACCTTGCGCGACAACATGTTCAACAACGCGCTCTGGCCGGACTTCACCCAGATCCCGACCCGAAAGAACCCGGTCTTCAAGATCAAGCCGTTCAAGGCGGGCGCGAGCTTCAAGGTCGGC includes the following:
- a CDS encoding Crp/Fnr family transcriptional regulator, yielding MADDSLFSRFGREFPVGTVLFHEGEVGKEMYVIQSGRITVSKKVRDVEKVLGTLGQGEFVGEMAIISNKPRSATAVVADAAKLLVIDSKTFEAMVRANAEIAVRMIKKLTERLQEADRQIENLLLADPTSRVVHYLMHQGAARGAEGGAGLHLEFNVKDLPTVLGLREEQIRDTLIKLEKGKLATLDSDGVNIPSLQKLKEYLDFLEMKAKFSE
- a CDS encoding 3',5'-cyclic-nucleotide phosphodiesterase, translating into MKLRVLGCHGGELPKHRTTCFLIDGVLALDAGALTQSLSLEELDKVDDIIVSHSHFDHVKDLPLLADLMVGRRDTPVVIHASTECARTLRDNMFNNALWPDFTQIPTRKNPVFKIKPFKAGASFKVGKYDVRTVPVTHPVESCGFVVSNGRSAVAMSGDTGPTDKLWDLLNATKNLKAVLLEASFPNQLQGLADISGHLTPNTVRSELSKFHARNGAAVMLYHLKPAFVPQLKKELKSLDVGAQVLELDQIFEF